CCCGGCCGGTCGCCGCGGCCAGCAGCACGTAGCTGACGAACCCCGCGCCGATCCCGTTCGCGATCGAGTAGGTGAACGGCATGACCACGATCGTCAGGAACGCGGGCAGCGCGATCCGGAAGTCGGAGAAGTCGATCTCGGTGATCTGCCGCATGATCAGCGCCCCGACCACCACCAGCGCGGGCGCCGCCGCCTCGATCGGCACGATCGCGTACAGCGGGGTGAAGAACATCGCGAGCAGGAACAGCACCCCGGTCACGACGTTCGCCAGGCCCGTCCGCGCCCCCTCCGCGATGCCCGACGCCGACTCCACGAACACCGTGTTCGACGAGCTCGACGCCGCCCCGCCGAGCACCGCCCCTGTCCCCTCGACGACCAGCGCGCGTCCGACGTTCGGCAGCTGCCCGTCCTTCCCGACGAAGCCCGCCTGCTTGCCGAGCCCGGTCATCGTGCCCATGGCGTCGAAGAAGTTGGCGAGCACGAGCGTGAACACGAGCAGGACGACGGTGACGACGTCGAGCCGGGCGAACGCCCCGAACGACACCGCGCCGACGAGCGAGAGGTCGGGCACGCCGAACACGCTGTCCGGCAGCGCGGGCACCGACAGCGCCCAGCCCTGCGGGTTCGTCCCCATCGACGGCCCCACCTGCACGACCGCCTCGACGACGATCGCGATCACCGTCGTGACCGCGACGCCGATCAGGATCCCGGCCCGCACCCCGCGCGCCACCAGCAGCGACGTGATGAGCAGCCCGACCACGAACACCGCCGTCGGCCACGACCCGATCGACCCGCCGATGCCCAGCCCGACCGGCACCGTCGTGTTCGCGGAGTCCGCGATCCGGCGGACGAACCCGGCGTCGACCAGCCCGATGAACGCGATGAACAGCCCGATCCCGACCGCGATCGCGGCCTTGAGCTCCGGCGGCACGGCGTTGAACACCGCCGTCCGGAAGCCGGAGACGGCGAGCAGCACGATCACCAGCCCGTTGACGACGACGAGCCCCATCGCCTCCGGCCACGTCACCAGCGGCGCGATCGACACCGCGACGAGGGTGTTGATGCCCAGGCCGGTCGCGATCGCGAACGGGTAGTTGGCGACGAGCCCGAACAGCACCGTCATCACGCCCGCGACCAGCGCGGTGACGGCGGCGACCTGCGGGACGCCCAGCACGGCCCCGGTGACGTCGGCCTTCGCGCCCGGCCCGTCGGCGGCGAAGCTGCCGAGGATCAGCGGGTTCAGCACGATGATGTAGCTCATCGTCACGAAGGTGACGAGTCCCCCGCGCAGTTCGCGGGGGACGGTGGAACCGCGCTCGGACACGCGGAAGAAGCGCTCGATCACGGCGACACCGTAGATCGGCGGGGATCACTACGCTGGATCCGTGGTCGATCCCCCGCCCCTGCCCCCGCGCCTGTCCGACATGGCCACTGTCGTCGGGCTGGGATCGGCGCTGTGGGCCCTCGGCGCGGTCGCCCTGCTGGTCACCGGACGGGCCCCCGGCGTGCCGTTCGCGACCTGCCTGGCCGGCGCTGTGCTGGGCGGGGTCGGCTGGGGGATCTTCCGCTGGCAGCGCGCGGCGGTCCGGCGCGGGTCGCGGGGGGCGCAGCAGGGTCTCGACGTCTGATCTAGTTTGCTGCCATGAGCACTCCTCCCGTCGCCGTCGTCACCGGGGCCAGCTCGGGCATCGGCGCCGCCACCGCCCGCGCCCTGGCCGCCGCCGGGTTCCACGTCGTCCTCGGCGCCCGCCGCGTCGACCGCTGCGCCGAGATCGCGAAGGAGATCGACGGCACCGCGGTGCGCCTGGACGTCACCGACGCCGAGTCGGTCTCCGCGTTCGCCGCCGCCGTGCCGGAGTGCCGCCTGCTGGTCAACAACGCCGGCGGCGCGAAGGGGCTCGAACCCGTCGCCGAAGCCGACGAGGACGCCTGGCGGTGGATGTTCGAGACCAACGTGCTCGGCACGCTGCGCGTCACGAAGGCCCTGCTGCCGGCGCTGCTCGCCTCCGGCGACGGGCACATCGTCACCGTCACCTCGATCGCGGCGCTGGAGGCCTACGACAACGGGGCCGGCTACACCGGCGCCAAGCACGCGCAGGCGATGCTGCACCGCACGCTGCGCGGGGAGCTGCTCGGGCAGCCGGTGCGGCTCACCGAGATCGCGCCCGGGATGGTCGAGACCGACTTCTCCCTCGTCCGCTTCGACGGCGACCAGGCCAAGGCCGACAAGGTCTACCAGGGCATCACGCCGCTCACCGCCGACGACGTGGCGGAGGTGATCGCGTTCGCCGCCACCCGCCCCAGCCACGTCAACCTCGACCAGATCGTGCTCAAGCCGCGCGCGCAGGCCAGCGCCATGCGCGCGCACCGCGAGGGCTAGGCGGTCTCCGGGGTGGCGCGGTGCTCGTCGGCCGCGTCCCCCGGCGCCTCCCCGCCGGCGGCCGCCGCCACCCGCTCCTCGCTCTCGGCCAGGATCGCCGCGGCCCCGGCCTCGCGGTCCTCGCCGCCGGTCTCGGCGGCCCGCTCCTCGGGCAGCGGCTCGGCGCGGGTGTGGGCCTTGTCCTCGGGGGAGCTCATGCCAGGCGGTACCCGCGCGGGCGCCACCGCGAAACTCACAGCGCCGAGAGCTGCTGCCACTGGTCGTAGGGCAGCGTCCAGTCCCAGATGTCGCCGTCGCGCGAGGCGAGCGGGACGTCGGTGCCGGTGACCTCGACGGGGTCGCCGTAGATCGCGGTGTCGTAGTAGGCCTGCGCGTCGGCCGTGGACAGGTTGACGCAGCCGTGGGTGACGTTCGACGACCCCTGCGCCGACGCCGACGCCGGGTTGGCGTGGATGAACTCGCCGTTGTTGCTGATCCGCACGGCCCACTTCTCGACGAGGTCGTAGCCGTAGCGCTCGCTGACCATCCGCTTGTCGGTGAACCGCTCGGACACCACGTGGACGCCGGAGCGGGTGGTGCGGTCGGGGTCCCCGGACAGGCCGTAGCTCGCGGGGTAGTCGGCCACCTGCTCGCCGTCGCGGAACACGAGCATCCGGTGGCTGTTGACGTCGGCGCGGACGACCTGGGCCCGGCCGATGGTGAACGTGCTGGTGACGTCGGCCCGGCCGTAGGCGCCACCGCCGTAGGGGACGCCGAACAGGTCGGCCGTGACGGTGACCTCGGTGTAGGCGGGCCAGTACTCGGCGGGCCGCCAGTGCACGCGCGAGCCGCCGTTCTCGTCGGGCAGCCAGCCCCACGACCCCTCGACGGGCACGGACGTCTCGACCGACAGCGCGCGCTCGACCGCCGCGCGGTCCTCGACGTGCGCGTCGAACTGGATCTCGATCGGCGCGGCGATGCCGACGGTGCGGTCGTCGCCGATGTTGAGGACGCCGCGGACGACGTCGGCCGGGGCGAGCGTGGTGAACGACCCGTCGACCGGGACCGAGGCGCCGTCGGGGCCGGTGGCGGAGCCGGACCAGGTGTAGGTGGAGTCGTAGGCGAGATCGCCCGCCGAGCTCCAGGACCTGCCGTCGGCCCCGAGCGCGCCCTCGACCACCGCGCCGTCGGGGCCGGTGAGCGTGACGGAGTCGAGGGTGCCGTCGACGACCGAGACCGTGGCCGGGGCGATCGGGCTGACACCGGTGGCCCCGGGCGCGGGCTCGTGGACGATCGACGCGGCCGCCGGCAGCAGGGCCGGACCCACGGCCCCGGAACCGGACGTGCCGTGCCCGCCGGCCCCGGCCATCGCGGCCACGGTCAGGCCGAGCACGCCCACCAGCACCACGGCCACCACGAGCAGGACGCGTCGCATCGTCACCTTTCCGTTCCCCCGACCGGAGACAGGCTCCCCGCACCTGAAGACGTGCGGGTCCCGTTCGAGTTGCCCCGCGTGCCCGAGGTTACAACCGGCAACCGACGAGAACCGGTTCCGGCGCGAGGTCGACCCCGAACGTGGAGCGCACGCCGTCGCGCACCTCCCGGGCGAGCACGAGCAGGTCAGCCGCGCTGCCGCCGCCCCGGTGGGTGAGCGCGAGGACGTGCTTGCTCGACAGCGCGACGCGCCCACCCGGGCCGGCGTGCCCGCGCGCGAACCCCGCGTGCTGGATCAGCCACGCCGCCGGCAGCTTGACCCGCTCCCCCGCGGGCCAGCGGGGGGCGCCGGGCGGGGCGTCGGCCTCGGCGACGATCGGGTTGGTGAAGAACGACCCGGCGCTCCACGTGTCGTGGTCGGCGGCGTCGAGCACCATCCCCTTGCCGCGGCGCAGCGCGAGCACGGCGTCGCGGGCGACGGCCGCGGGCACCCGCCCGCCCGGCTCGACGCCGAGCGTCGTGGCCAGCTCGGCGTAGCGGATCGGCGCGCTGTCGCCGTCGCCGGGCAGCGCGAACCGCACGCGCAGCACCACGGCGTCGTCGCGGCCCTTCAGCGTGCTGGTCCGGTACGCGAGCCCCAGTTCGGCGGCGGGCACGTGCTCGCGGACGGTGCCGGCGCGCCGGTCGTAGAGGTCGACGTCGACGAGCAGCTCCGCGATCTCGACGCCGTACGCGCCCACGTTCTGCACGGGCGTGGCTCCGGTGCGCCCGGGGATCCCGGACAGGCACTCCAGCCCGCCCAGCCCGTCGGCGACGGTGGCGGCGACGACGGTGTCCCAGTCCTCCCCCGCCTCCACGGTGAGCAGCACGGACCCGTCGGGGCGGCGCTCGGTGCGCACGCCGGTGGAGGCGACGTGCACGACGGTGCCGGGCCAGCCCGCGTCGTCGACGACGAGGTTGGAGCCGCCGCCCAGGACCAGCACGGGCTCGCCCGCCGCGTCGGCCGCGCGGATCGCCTCGACGACGGCGTCGGCGGTGCTCGCCTCCACCAGCCGCCGCGCCGGGCCGCCGAGGCGCAGGGTGGTGAACGACGCCAGCTCGGTGGTGGACACGGGACGCAACGGTAGCCTCCGTCCATGTCACGACAGATCGACTACCGGTCGTCGTCGCACCACGGCGCCGACGACGTCGCCGCGGTGATGCTCGACGAGGAGTACCTGCGGGCCCGACTGGCCCAGCTCGGCGGGCCCGGCGCGAAGGTGCTGGCGCACGAGTCCACCCCGGACGGGGGGACGTACACGATCCGCCACGGCGTCGACCAGGCCGCGCTGCCGTCGATCGTCAGCTCGCTGGTCAGCGGGAACCTCATCATCCAGCGCACGGAGTCGCTGCGCCGTCAGTCCGCGGGGCGCTGGGCGGGCGACGTCGACGTGCAGATCCCCGGCACCCCCGCGTCCGCGGTCGGGTCGCTCGGCCTGCACGACGTCGCCACGGGCAGCGAGCTGCTCGTCCGGGCCGACGTCACCGTCAAGGTGCCGTTCCTCGGCGGCAAGATCGAGGCCGTGATCGTCGACCAGGTGCAGCAGCTGCTCGCCGCGGAGACGGCGTTCACGCTGGAGTGGCTCGCCGGCAAGCACCGCTGATGGACGACCGGCGCTACGTCATCACGCTGAGCTGCCCCGACACCACCGGCATCGTGGCCCGCATCGCGGGCTTCCTCGCCGACGCGGGCGGCTGGATCGTCGAGGCCGCCTACCACTCGGAGCCGGCCACCGGCTGGTTCTTCACCCGCCAGGTCGTGCGCGCCGATTCCCTGCCCTTCGACGCCGACGAGCTGCGCGAGCGCTTCACGGAGGTGGCCGCGGAGATCGGCCCGGACACGCGCTGGTCGGTGACCGACACCGCGGTGCCCAAGCGGGCGGTGGTGCTGGTCAGCAAGGAGACGCACTGCCTGCACGACCTGCTCGGCCGGGCGTCGAGCGGGGAGCTGCCGGTGCGGCTGGAGGCCGTCGTCGGCAACCACGCGTCGCTCGCCGGGATCGTGCAGGCGCACGGCGTGCCGTTCCACCACGTCCCGTTCCCGGTCGCGGGCGACCCGCGCCGGGAGGCGGGCAAGGTGGAGGCGTTCGAGAAGGTGCGCCAGGCCGTCGACGCCCACTCCCCCGACGCGATCGTGCTGGCCCGGTTCATGCAGGTGCTGCCGGCGCACCTGTGCGAGCGGTGGGCCGGGCGGGCGCTGAACATCCACCACAGCTTCCTGCCCTCGTTCGCCGGCGCGCGGCCGTACCACCAGGCGTACACCCGCGGCGTGAAGCTGATCGGGGCCACCTGCCACTACGTCACGGCCGACCTCGACGCCGGCCCGATCGTCGAGCAGGACGTCATCCGGGTCGACCACGGCGACACCGCCGACGACATGGTCCGCCGCGGCCGCGACATCGAGCGGCTGGTGCTCTCGCGCGGCCTGCGCTGGCACCTGGAGGACCGCATCCTGGTGCACGGCAACAAGACGGTGGTGTTCCGGTAGGTCAGGGGGCGTAGGCCGCCCACTCCGGACGGGCGGTGCCGTGCAGCGACGCCTCGAGGCGGTCGAGGTACCAGCGCCAGCCCGCGGTGACGTCGGCGGCGTCGAGGCCGTCGGCGACCTGCTGGGTGAACACCAGCACCGACCCCTCCCCGTCCGGGGCGATGTCGACGGCCACCCGCCACGAGCGGGTCGCGCTCTCCGGGATGTCGACGACGAGCCGGCGCGGGGCGTCGCACTCGAGGATCGTCACCGTGACCGGCTCGGCGACCGTGCCGCCCGCGTCGACCTCCCCGGTGACGGTGAGCTCGACGGTGCCCCCGACGCGGCCGCGGCCGGTGTAGGTGCCGATCCAGCGGCCGAGCCGCTCGGAGTCGGTGACGGCGGACCACACGTCCTCGACGGGGTCCGGGAACTCCTTGCGCAGGACGATCTCACGCGGTGCGGTCATCGACGTCTCCTCCTCCGGCCCCGCGGCGCTGTCGCCGGCCGCGGTGCATCTCGGTGTCCAGTGCGTCCAGGCGCCCGGCCGGCCCGGCCGCCGGGCGCAGCGGGCGGAACCCGTCGAGCCAGGCGTCGAGCTCGGCGAGGGGCGCCCGGTCGAGCGCGTACAGGCGGTGCCGGCCCGTCACCCGCGAGGTGACGAGGCCGGCCTCCCGGAGCACCCGCAGGTGCCTGCTGACGGCCGGTCGCGAGACCGGGAACCGCTCCGCGATCGCCCCCGCCGTGCTCTCCCCGACGGCGAGCAGCTCGACGATCTCCCGGCGGACCGGGTCGGCGAGGGCGGCGAGGGCGAGCACCGCGAATGTGTAACACATCAGTTACGCGTTCGGCAACGGACCGGCGGGCGTCAGGCGGGTTTGATGTTGGCGTTGGCGCGGAACACGTTGGCCGGGTCGTACTGCGCCTTGATCCGGGCCAGCCGCTCGTACTTCCCCGACCCGTAGGTCGCCCGCAGGGTCCGGTCGTCGACCTCGGCCATCAGGTTCACGTACCCGCCGGGCCCTGTCGCGACCGGCCGCAGCGCGTCCCAGGTGTCCCGGACCCACCGCCGGTCGTGGTCGTAGGTCCCGGGGTCCGGGGAGGTCCCCTCGATCGCGACCAGGTAGCGCATGGACCGGCTCCCGCCGAACGCGGTGTCCTCGTCCGCGACCCGGGCGAACGCGCCGCCGAAGGGGAAGATCAGGACCTGGGACAGCGGCGAGGCCCGGCCGGGCAGGCGCTCGGCGAGGACGTCGACGGCGGCGTCGGGCAGCTCGTCGAGGTAGAGGCCCTTCGTGTAGGACCGGACGCCCCAGAACGAGCCCTCGTCGAGCATCTGCTGCAGCGCGACATAGGGCAGCGGCAGCACGGCCTCGAAGAGCGGGCCGAGCGCGTCCCGCACCGGCGCGAGCGCGGCGGCGTGCTCCTGCGCCGTCCCGAACCCGACGATCATGAGCGCGACGCCCGGTGCGGAGTGGTGCTGCTCCGGCACGAACGGCGCGGGCGGGGCACTGATGCACGCGATCCCCGGGCTGATCCCCGGCGGGACCGACCGGAACGCCTCGCGCGCCGTCCGGATCGCGTGCGCCGCCCGGTCCTGCTCCACGAACATCAGGCCGAGGTGCACGATCGGCCCCACCGGGTGCAGCCGGAACTCGAACTCGGTGACGACACCGAAGTTGCCCCCGCCGCCGCGCAGGGCCCAGAACAGGTCCGGGTGCTCGTCGGCGCTCGCCCGCACGCAGCTCCCGTCGGCCAGCACCACCTCGGCCGACTCCAGGTTGTCGATCGACAGTCCGTGCAGCGGCGTGAGCCAGCCGAACCCGCCGCCGAGCGTGAGCCCGCCGACACCGGTGTGGCTGACCGTCCCGGCCGGGACCGCGAGCCCGTGCTCCTGGCAGGCCGCGTCGAGCCGCGCCAGCGTCGCCCCTCCCCCGACGCGGGCGCGGCGGGCGCCCGGGTCGACGACGACGGAGTCGAGCGGGCTCAGGTCGATCATGAGGCCGTTCTCGGGCACCGCGGCACCCCAGTAGCCGTGGCCGCCCCCGCGCACCGCCACGTCGAGGCCGCGCTCCCGCGCGCACGCCAGCGCCTCCGCGAGGTCGGCGGGCGAGGTGCACCGCGCCACCACCGCGGGGTAGCGGTCGATGGCGCCGTTCCAGATCAGGCGCGCACCGTCGTAGTCCGGATCACCCGGCACGAGGACGGTGCCGGCCAGGGCCGCACGCAGCGCGTCGAAGGTGTCGATCATGACTTCTCCCTCGGGTCTCGGAACCTGCCGGGGGATGGAGTCACCGGGGGCCCGTCCGGATACGCGAACGGCGCCCCCATCCGACCGGGATCGGGTGGGGGCGCCGTGTCGTGCGCCGGGGTCAGGCCGCGGCGGTCACCTCGGCCGGCTCCAGGGCCAGCTCCAGCACCTCCGCGACGTCGGCGACCGGGTGGATCCGCAGGCCCGTGCGGACCTCGTCGGGCAGGTCGTCGAGGTCGGGCTCGTTGCGCTTCGGGATGATCACGTCGGTCAGGCCCGCCCGGTGCGCGGCCAGCAGCTTCTGCTTGACCCCGCCGATCGGGAGCACCTTGCCCTGCAGCGTGACCTCGCCGGTCATCCCGACCGACGCCTTCACCGGACGCCCGCTGGCCAGCGACGCGAGCGCCGTGGTCATCGTGACGCCCGCGCTCGGCCCGTCCTTCGGGACCGCGCCCGCCGGCACGTGGACGTGCAGCTTGCGCGACGCCAGGTCACCGGCCAGCCCGCGGGAGCGCAGGTAGGACAGCGCGATCGAGACCGACTCCTTCATGACGTCGCCCAGCTGACCGGTGACGATCAGCCCGGCCTCGCCCTCCATCGAGGTGGCCTCGATGAACAGGACGTCACCACCGGCCCCGGTGACGGCGAGCCCCGTCGCGACGCCGGGCACCGAGGTGCGCTCCGCCGACTCCGGCGTGAACTTCGGCCGCCCGAGGAACGTGACGAGCGCGTCGGCGTCGATGTGGATCGGCGCCTCCTTCCCCGAGTCCAGGGCCACGGCGACCTTGCGCAGGGCCTTGGCCAGCCCGCGCTCCAGCTGCCGCACGCCCGCCTCGCGGGTGTACTCGGCCGCGATCATCGACAGCGCGACGTCGGTGAACTCCACGTCGCCGGTGTCGAGCCCGGCCTTCTCGATCTGCCGGGGCAGCAGGTGGTCGCGCGCGATGGCGACCTTCTCCGCCTCGGTGTACCCGTCGAGCGTCACGACCTCCATGCGGTCGAGCAGCGGGCCGGGGATCGTGTCGAACTGGTTGGCCGTGGCCAGGAACAGCACGTCGGACAGGTCGAGGTCGACCTCGAGGTAGTGGTCGCGGAACGTGTGGTTCTGCGCCGGGTCGAGCACCTCGAGCAGCGCCGCGGTCGGGTCGCCGCGGAAGTCGCTGCCGACCTTGTCGATCTCGTCGAGCAGCACGACCGGGTTCATCGAGCCCGCCTCGCGGATGGCCCGGACGATCCGGCCCGGCAGCGCGCCGACGTAGGTGCGGCGGTGGCCGCGGATCTCGGCCTCGTCACGGACGCCGCCCAGCGCCACGCGGACGAACTTCCGGCCCAGCGCGTGCGCGACGGACTCCCCGAGCGAGGTCTTGCCGACCCCGGGGGGCCCGACGAGCGACAGCACCGCACCGGAGCCGCGGCCGCCGACCTTGTCCATGCCCTTGCGGTCGCGCCGGGAGCGGACGGCGAGGAACTCGATCAGCCGCTCCTTGACGTCGTCGAGGCCGGCGTGGTCGGCGTCCAGGATCTCCCGGGCCGCCTTCAGGTCGGCGTTGTCGGTGGTGCTCTCCGTCCACGGGATGTCGAGGACGGTGTCGAGCCAGGTGCGGATCCAGCCCGACTCCGGGCTCTGGTCCGACGCCCGCTCCAGCTTGCCGACCTCGGTCAGCGCGGCCTTGCGGACGTGGTCGGGCAGGTCGGCCGACTCCACGCGGGTGCGGTAGTCCTCGACGCCCTCGGTGTCGTCGTCACCCAGCTCCTTGCGGATCGCGGCCAGCTGCTGGCGCAGCAGGAACTCGCGCTGGGTCTTCTCCATGCCCTCGCGGACGTCGTTCGAGATCTTCTCGGAGACCTCCTGCTCGGCGACGTGCGCCCGCGTCCACTCGACCAGCAGCTCCAGCCGCTTGACGGCGTCGGGCTCGGCGAGCAGCTGGGCCTTGTGCTCCAGGTCGAGGTAGGAGGCCCAGCCCGCGGTGTCGGCGAGCTGGCCGGGGTCGGTGATCTGCTGCACCGAGTCGATGACCTGCCAGGCGCCCCGCTGCTGCAGGATGCCGACGACCAGCGCCTTGTACTCCTTGGCCAGCTCGGTCGCGCGGCCCGTGACGGGGGCGTCCTCGATCGGGGTCGCCTCCACCCACAGCGCGGCACCGGGTCCGGTCACGCCGGAGCCGATCTGCGCGCGGCCCTCGCCGCGCACGACGGCCGCCTTCTCCCCGCTGGGGAGCCGGCCGACCTGCTCGAGGACGGCGATCGTGCCCACGGCGGCGTACTTCCCGTCGAGGCGGGGGACGACCAGAACCTTCCGGTCGACGCTCTGAGCTGCGTCGACCGCTGCCTGGACCTCTGCGTTGTCGAGGCGAACGGGAACCACCATGCCGGGCAGCACCACCGAGTCGGCGAGCGGAAGCACCGGCAGCTTCTGCGTCTCTGTCATGCCCGGTCCAACCGTTACAGCGTTGAACTTGTTCCAGCGTTCAAGGAAGTACGCTGCCGGCGAACGCAGGAACCCTGAGCGGGGTCGGCTCTACCGGCCGAGCCCCCCGATCACCTCGACGCCGGGCAGGCGGGCCGCCAGCGACCCCGGCAGGGCGA
This sequence is a window from Pseudonocardia petroleophila. Protein-coding genes within it:
- a CDS encoding FAD-binding oxidoreductase, yielding MIDTFDALRAALAGTVLVPGDPDYDGARLIWNGAIDRYPAVVARCTSPADLAEALACARERGLDVAVRGGGHGYWGAAVPENGLMIDLSPLDSVVVDPGARRARVGGGATLARLDAACQEHGLAVPAGTVSHTGVGGLTLGGGFGWLTPLHGLSIDNLESAEVVLADGSCVRASADEHPDLFWALRGGGGNFGVVTEFEFRLHPVGPIVHLGLMFVEQDRAAHAIRTAREAFRSVPPGISPGIACISAPPAPFVPEQHHSAPGVALMIVGFGTAQEHAAALAPVRDALGPLFEAVLPLPYVALQQMLDEGSFWGVRSYTKGLYLDELPDAAVDVLAERLPGRASPLSQVLIFPFGGAFARVADEDTAFGGSRSMRYLVAIEGTSPDPGTYDHDRRWVRDTWDALRPVATGPGGYVNLMAEVDDRTLRATYGSGKYERLARIKAQYDPANVFRANANIKPA
- a CDS encoding DUF2530 domain-containing protein, which encodes MVDPPPLPPRLSDMATVVGLGSALWALGAVALLVTGRAPGVPFATCLAGAVLGGVGWGIFRWQRAAVRRGSRGAQQGLDV
- a CDS encoding UDP-N-acetylmuramate dehydrogenase, whose translation is MSTTELASFTTLRLGGPARRLVEASTADAVVEAIRAADAAGEPVLVLGGGSNLVVDDAGWPGTVVHVASTGVRTERRPDGSVLLTVEAGEDWDTVVAATVADGLGGLECLSGIPGRTGATPVQNVGAYGVEIAELLVDVDLYDRRAGTVREHVPAAELGLAYRTSTLKGRDDAVVLRVRFALPGDGDSAPIRYAELATTLGVEPGGRVPAAVARDAVLALRRGKGMVLDAADHDTWSAGSFFTNPIVAEADAPPGAPRWPAGERVKLPAAWLIQHAGFARGHAGPGGRVALSSKHVLALTHRGGGSAADLLVLAREVRDGVRSTFGVDLAPEPVLVGCRL
- the lon gene encoding endopeptidase La yields the protein MTETQKLPVLPLADSVVLPGMVVPVRLDNAEVQAAVDAAQSVDRKVLVVPRLDGKYAAVGTIAVLEQVGRLPSGEKAAVVRGEGRAQIGSGVTGPGAALWVEATPIEDAPVTGRATELAKEYKALVVGILQQRGAWQVIDSVQQITDPGQLADTAGWASYLDLEHKAQLLAEPDAVKRLELLVEWTRAHVAEQEVSEKISNDVREGMEKTQREFLLRQQLAAIRKELGDDDTEGVEDYRTRVESADLPDHVRKAALTEVGKLERASDQSPESGWIRTWLDTVLDIPWTESTTDNADLKAAREILDADHAGLDDVKERLIEFLAVRSRRDRKGMDKVGGRGSGAVLSLVGPPGVGKTSLGESVAHALGRKFVRVALGGVRDEAEIRGHRRTYVGALPGRIVRAIREAGSMNPVVLLDEIDKVGSDFRGDPTAALLEVLDPAQNHTFRDHYLEVDLDLSDVLFLATANQFDTIPGPLLDRMEVVTLDGYTEAEKVAIARDHLLPRQIEKAGLDTGDVEFTDVALSMIAAEYTREAGVRQLERGLAKALRKVAVALDSGKEAPIHIDADALVTFLGRPKFTPESAERTSVPGVATGLAVTGAGGDVLFIEATSMEGEAGLIVTGQLGDVMKESVSIALSYLRSRGLAGDLASRKLHVHVPAGAVPKDGPSAGVTMTTALASLASGRPVKASVGMTGEVTLQGKVLPIGGVKQKLLAAHRAGLTDVIIPKRNEPDLDDLPDEVRTGLRIHPVADVAEVLELALEPAEVTAAA
- a CDS encoding DUF2505 domain-containing protein — protein: MSRQIDYRSSSHHGADDVAAVMLDEEYLRARLAQLGGPGAKVLAHESTPDGGTYTIRHGVDQAALPSIVSSLVSGNLIIQRTESLRRQSAGRWAGDVDVQIPGTPASAVGSLGLHDVATGSELLVRADVTVKVPFLGGKIEAVIVDQVQQLLAAETAFTLEWLAGKHR
- a CDS encoding SDR family NAD(P)-dependent oxidoreductase, giving the protein MSTPPVAVVTGASSGIGAATARALAAAGFHVVLGARRVDRCAEIAKEIDGTAVRLDVTDAESVSAFAAAVPECRLLVNNAGGAKGLEPVAEADEDAWRWMFETNVLGTLRVTKALLPALLASGDGHIVTVTSIAALEAYDNGAGYTGAKHAQAMLHRTLRGELLGQPVRLTEIAPGMVETDFSLVRFDGDQAKADKVYQGITPLTADDVAEVIAFAATRPSHVNLDQIVLKPRAQASAMRAHREG
- a CDS encoding NCS2 family permease: MIERFFRVSERGSTVPRELRGGLVTFVTMSYIIVLNPLILGSFAADGPGAKADVTGAVLGVPQVAAVTALVAGVMTVLFGLVANYPFAIATGLGINTLVAVSIAPLVTWPEAMGLVVVNGLVIVLLAVSGFRTAVFNAVPPELKAAIAVGIGLFIAFIGLVDAGFVRRIADSANTTVPVGLGIGGSIGSWPTAVFVVGLLITSLLVARGVRAGILIGVAVTTVIAIVVEAVVQVGPSMGTNPQGWALSVPALPDSVFGVPDLSLVGAVSFGAFARLDVVTVVLLVFTLVLANFFDAMGTMTGLGKQAGFVGKDGQLPNVGRALVVEGTGAVLGGAASSSSNTVFVESASGIAEGARTGLANVVTGVLFLLAMFFTPLYAIVPIEAAAPALVVVGALIMRQITEIDFSDFRIALPAFLTIVVMPFTYSIANGIGAGFVSYVLLAAATGRARSVHPLMWVVAVAFVAFFSVGPIRVLLAG
- a CDS encoding L,D-transpeptidase; its protein translation is MRRVLLVVAVVLVGVLGLTVAAMAGAGGHGTSGSGAVGPALLPAAASIVHEPAPGATGVSPIAPATVSVVDGTLDSVTLTGPDGAVVEGALGADGRSWSSAGDLAYDSTYTWSGSATGPDGASVPVDGSFTTLAPADVVRGVLNIGDDRTVGIAAPIEIQFDAHVEDRAAVERALSVETSVPVEGSWGWLPDENGGSRVHWRPAEYWPAYTEVTVTADLFGVPYGGGAYGRADVTSTFTIGRAQVVRADVNSHRMLVFRDGEQVADYPASYGLSGDPDRTTRSGVHVVSERFTDKRMVSERYGYDLVEKWAVRISNNGEFIHANPASASAQGSSNVTHGCVNLSTADAQAYYDTAIYGDPVEVTGTDVPLASRDGDIWDWTLPYDQWQQLSAL
- a CDS encoding ArsR/SmtB family transcription factor, producing the protein MLALAALADPVRREIVELLAVGESTAGAIAERFPVSRPAVSRHLRVLREAGLVTSRVTGRHRLYALDRAPLAELDAWLDGFRPLRPAAGPAGRLDALDTEMHRGRRQRRGAGGGDVDDRTA
- the purU gene encoding formyltetrahydrofolate deformylase: MDDRRYVITLSCPDTTGIVARIAGFLADAGGWIVEAAYHSEPATGWFFTRQVVRADSLPFDADELRERFTEVAAEIGPDTRWSVTDTAVPKRAVVLVSKETHCLHDLLGRASSGELPVRLEAVVGNHASLAGIVQAHGVPFHHVPFPVAGDPRREAGKVEAFEKVRQAVDAHSPDAIVLARFMQVLPAHLCERWAGRALNIHHSFLPSFAGARPYHQAYTRGVKLIGATCHYVTADLDAGPIVEQDVIRVDHGDTADDMVRRGRDIERLVLSRGLRWHLEDRILVHGNKTVVFR
- a CDS encoding SRPBCC domain-containing protein, whose translation is MTAPREIVLRKEFPDPVEDVWSAVTDSERLGRWIGTYTGRGRVGGTVELTVTGEVDAGGTVAEPVTVTILECDAPRRLVVDIPESATRSWRVAVDIAPDGEGSVLVFTQQVADGLDAADVTAGWRWYLDRLEASLHGTARPEWAAYAP